One part of the Brevundimonas sp. NIBR11 genome encodes these proteins:
- a CDS encoding YMGG-like glycine zipper-containing protein, translating into MKKAIIAIGAAGLMATACASDPYGYNNGSNETVRQGAIGAGLGAVAGAIIGNNVGSGNAATGALIGGLAGGAVGAVRGSQADRNNQQRYRDNRGNYYYCYDNRQTECYWENGQRRY; encoded by the coding sequence ATGAAGAAGGCGATTATCGCGATCGGGGCCGCCGGCCTCATGGCCACGGCCTGCGCCAGCGATCCCTACGGCTACAACAACGGCTCTAACGAAACTGTCCGCCAAGGCGCCATCGGCGCCGGCCTCGGCGCTGTCGCCGGCGCCATCATCGGCAACAACGTCGGCTCGGGCAACGCCGCCACCGGCGCTCTGATCGGCGGCCTCGCCGGCGGCGCCGTCGGCGCCGTCCGCGGCTCGCAAGCCGACCGCAACAACCAGCAACGCTACCGCGATAACCGCGGAAACTACTACTACTGCTACGACAACCGCCAGACCGAGTGCTACTGGGAAAACGGCCAACGTCGCTACTAA